Proteins co-encoded in one Pirellulales bacterium genomic window:
- a CDS encoding 5-formyltetrahydrofolate cyclo-ligase — translation MRSKLEIRQQVRALRNAIAPPTRRAAAMQIQQRLLGLEAIRGAKVWFIYVSSGGEVGTHELIHALLAWGHTIVVPRVVGLGEMV, via the coding sequence ATGCGTTCAAAATTGGAAATCCGCCAGCAGGTTCGCGCACTGCGCAATGCCATTGCGCCCCCAACAAGGCGGGCAGCGGCCATGCAAATTCAACAACGGCTACTCGGCCTGGAGGCGATCCGGGGCGCGAAAGTGTGGTTTATTTATGTGTCTAGCGGCGGCGAAGTAGGCACGCACGAGTTAATCCATGCTCTGCTGGCCTGGGGACATACGATCGTTGTGCCGCGAGTTGTGGGATTAGGCGAAATGGT